TCATATCCTGCACCACCAAGAAGAGCGTTGTTAGCACTGTTGCCTATGATGACGTTATTACCAGCATTTCCAGTGCCGTTAATCGCGGCTGTGCCTGTCAAAGTTAGGTTTTCAATGTTAGAAAGGTTGGCTAGGCTAAAGCTGACACTAGACTCAATTGTATCTGTACCTTCATTAGCATTCTCAATAATGCTATCAGTGGTACTATCAACAATGTAAGTATCGTTACCTGCACCACCATAGAGATCGTCATATCCTGCACCACCATTGAGAGTATCATTTCCTTGACCACCAATGAGCCAGTCATATCCTGCACCACCATTGAGAGTATCGTTACCTTCAAGACCAATAAGAGTGTTGTCAGCACTGTTGCCTATGATGACGTTATTACCAGCATTTCCACTGCCGTTAATTGTGGCTGTACCTGTCAAAGTTAGGTTTTCAATGTTAGGAAGGTAGGCTAGGCTAAAGGTGACACTGGACTCAATCGTATCTGTACCTTCATTAGCATTCTCAGTAATGGTATCAGAGTCGTTATCAACAATGTAGATATCATCGCCATCTCCACCAGTGAGGTCATCTACACCCGCACCACCATCAATAAGATCGTTATATTTACTACCTTTTAGTGTATCATCTCCATCATTTCCGCTTAGAGAGATAAGTCCCGTAATTTTGTAATCTGAGTCAGTTACTGTTAAACTACTGAAATCGATGGTATCATCGAGCCTAGTACCTATAATACCTTCTATGGATGTAAATTCAGGGAAGCTTTTATCTTCTATGGATATAAATGCAGAGGACTTTTTATTTATCCCTGTTGTGAGGTTGGAATAATCAACCCGATCATATCCAGCACCACCATTGATAATATCTGAACCTCCACCAGGCGCTATGTAATCATTTCCCTCACCACCATGTAATTCATCATTTCCATTTACTCTTCCTGCTAGTAAATCATCACCAAGCCCACCAGAGAGCGTGACTAGTGAATGAGTGTTTGTTTCAGAAATGTAAAGTGCGTCATTCGCAATAGTTCCAATGACGGTCGGCCCTATTTGGCTTTGGGGTTCCTTAATAGTTTTACCGATAATCCAACCTGGTTTTGATGTGGTAGCCGAACCTGATGTTGATTTAATTAATAAATCCAGAATTAATTTCTCTTTGTTGTTGATTTGACTTGATAGCTTGTCGTTAAAGCCAATCCTTAGAATTTCTCTAGAAACATTACTGCCATTTTCAAAACTTAATGAAACATAATTCTTGCTAGTATCACCAAATACACCTGAACCGATTCCCCAAGTCCAATTTTCTGGTAGTTGAGGAAGTATGATTGTATCTACTCCTGGTTCAAAATCCCTGATTTCAACGACTGTTCTGGTATCCAATATCTGAACACTTCCCCAATCACTATTGTTTTGATCAGCAAAGAAGTCGTCTATGCCTTGCAAGTCGTTGTTATATTCTTCTATATCTAAACGAGCATGAGCATCAATAGTGGCTAGTTCAATTGATAACTGTGCTGTAGCTGTCGCTACATTAGTAGCAGCGCTGAAAAAACCACCTAGAACGGGAATCGAGGATAGCATCCCTTCGGAAGCACCTCCTACTACGCCAAGTGCAAATTGTCCATAAGCATTTACTTTATCGATTTTAATACGTCTATCCCGAACGTCCCAATCAGGTTCTACTAGCATCTGAGCCAGCTTCTTTAAATTACCAGCGTTAAAATCTATTCCTACTCTGCCATCACCGGCAGGTTCAAAAGCTACATTGAATATATCAGCACCGCCATAACCCCAAACTTTTTGTACGAGTCCTGCTTCTGTAGTCTTATAAGACTGAAGTTGGAGAATATCTTCTTGGTTACTTCCATCATCGATAATAGCTTTAACTTCAGTAGTGGGTCTATTTATTGTTTTAAATTGAGACGTAGCTTGAGGATTATTTCCCTGTTCAATTCTCTTTATTTGTACGGAAGAAGTTAAATCGTTAAAATCATCATCTACGAAATAAATTTCGCCGTTATTAAAATCCTTATATTTACCTTGAAACCCACCGTGTTCGTAAATTCTCACAGACAATCCAGTAGGAATTTTTAGCGAACTGAGATTATCATTGCCCACAGAACCAAGTTGATCAAAATTATAGTTCCCAGGTGTTAACCTGAAACTGTTACCTTTATAGTCACGATCCTGAAAAATTTCCACGTATGGTATGACTTGTATCGAAGAAGTTAAATCGTTAAAATCATCACCTACGAAAGAAATTTCGCCATAAAAATCTTTATATTTCCCTTGAAACCCACTATTTTCGTAAAGTCTCACAGACAATCCAGTAGGAATTTTTAGCGAACTAAGATTATCATTGCCCACAACACCCAGTTGATTGAAATCATAGTTACCAGGTGCTAGGCTGACACTGTTACCTCCATAGTTAATATGTTGAAAGATTTGAACTGATGAGGTATTTTGCTCAATCTCAATAACCTGATTATCAACCGTTACAGTCGCTTTATCATCCTCAGCCTGCAAAACTGCTAATTCTGACTGACTTACGCTTTTTCCTTGCACCAATCTCGCAAAAACATCACCTTCATCCCCGGCTGCATCCACTAAATTAATTTGTGTATCAATATAATGCCCTGTTTCTTCTAGCAATACAGCCACAATAGCATCAAGATTCTGAGCATTTTGGCTCACAAATTCAGCCGCTAAATAAATCTTGCCTGTGGTGATAGAAAAAGCCCCATTTGCATTATTGATATCATTACCATTGATAATCTCGATGGATGGAATATTACTAAAATCTTCCACAGCAAAGGCATCAAATAATTGATTAGCTGCTTCCCTATCAAAACCAGTACCAAACGCAGTTTCCAAGTTCTCAATATACCCTGCATCATTTCGGAAGCTGCTGAGATAAGCATAGGCATTGCTTCGCGCTAAATCCACGATTTCAGAAATCTTAAGAAAATCGAGTTGAGTAATGAGGTTGTTAACAAATAATTTGCTTTTCATGGTTTTCTCCTTAATTGGTGATTGCATCGATAAATAAACACAAAAAATGTTTGCATTCCTAAAGCAAGCTTAGAAATCACACTCTTGTAAAAGAGATATGTGAAGCAAAACAGATCAGGTTTAAATCATTAAAAACTTTACATCCAAAATCATAGTATTTTGTTAATGAATAATTTCCAACCTAGAAATTACTGATTTATTATGACTGACAACTTTGTTCGGAGCTAAACAACAATAATTTGAGACTTTTCTCATAGCTCTATGAGAAAAGTCTCAAAGCAGGCAGGCATAGCAACCCATATCGAAAGCTGAAATAGTTGAGGTAATCAAAACAAAGCATGAATGTTTTTCTCCATAACCAACGCTTTAAAAATTAAAGTCATGCTAGAAGAAAAGCATTATGCTACAGGTATTGAAGTTAGCCATGAAAAGTTGATGCCATAGCAATTTATTGGCACACTTTTCCTTGTGAATGGAACTATCAGAACAAGCCTAAAAAACAGATTAATTAATTGTTCAATTTATTTTTTTCTAAATTTTTAGAGCAAACATCTTTAAATATTGAAGATTTATGATTAAGGTGGAATTCAAAGTTACCTACTCAAATGATTTTGGCAGGTTTATCTTATATACTGAAGTTGAATTTTCAACTTTGTGTTTTGTAGCTACCAGTTTAACCTCTATCTAAAGAGGGATGTCAATACTGGTACAGTAGCGATATCAAACTTTTACGTTTCAGGTTCAGTTACGACAGTTTAAATTCAGGTCAAACCTAAGCTCATTAAAGGATAGGGTTTATTTTAATTGTTTTTAAAGAATATAAAGGAGTTATTAAGAGCTTAGAGGATGTTTTAAAAGTCATGATTGATGTATCAAATGTTTTTTACCCCTCCCTAACCCTCGCCTTAATGGAGAGGGAGAGGTTCATCGAACTCAGGTTTAACTTGAATACTGAGAGGATTAACCGCAGGACACCATATTTATCGGTGCGTTAAGCGTTGCTATAACGCACCCTACAATTTCAGGTTTACTGATTAGAGTTGTCATCAGTCATCAGTTATCAGTCATCAGTCATCTTTACTCTCGCAATACATACCCCACACCTCGCACTGTATGAATCAAGCGTTTTTCATTATTTTCTTCCAGCTTGAGACGCAGGTAGCGAATGTAAACTTCGATAATATTAGAATCACCCATGAAATCATAACCCCAAACTTTCTCTAGAATTTGGTCTCTAGTAAACACTTGACGGGGATGGGAGAGTATATACTCTAATAAATCAAACTCTTTTGCTGTTAACTCAATTGCCCGCTTACCTCGATAAACCTCGCGAGTACGGTGATTTAAACTCAAGTCTTCAAACTGCAAAATATCTTGATCGGGTTCTTGAGTGCGGCGTAGATGTGCGCGGATTCTAGCTAGCAGTTCCTCAATACTAAATGGTTTGACCACATAATCATCAGCTCCCGCATCTAAACCAGCCACGCGATCGCAAACTTCATCTTTTGCTGTCAGTAAAATCACTGGTATAGTAATATTGGTAGCGCGTAATCGGCGACAAATTTCTAAGCCTGATAATTCTGGCAACATCCAATCAAGAATGGCTAAATCCGGTGATAACTCCCTTGCTAGGGTCAAACCAGCAATTCCACTATGTGCTATGCTAATCTTGTAACCTTCGCTACTGAGTTCCAATTCCAGAAATCGCGCCAATTTGACTTCATCTTCAACCAAGAGGATATGTGCTGTCATAGCTAATCAATTAACTCTTTTACAATCCAAAATCCAAAATCCAAAATGGTATAACTATGCCTGTAAAGTGATTGTAAACACACTTCCTTCCCCTAACTTTGATTGCACAGATACATTACCTCCCATACCCTCTACAAGTGTTTTGACAATCGATAAACCCAAACCACTACCTCCAGTAGTATGGCTGCGGGATTCATCTACACGGTAAAATCGCTCAAAAATACGTGTTTGATGTTGTAAAGGAATGCCATAACCTTGATCGCAAACTTGAATAACTGCTTGTTCAGGAAACTGATTTAACCTTAAAATTACAGGGATATTAGCTTCAGAATAATTAACAGCATTATCAATCAAATTTAGTAATACTTGTTTCAGACGATTGTAGTCTGCTTTTGCCTGAATTGGATAAGTTGCTGACTCAATTGTAATCGAGCGATCGCAATATTTATTTGCCATCATCACGACTTCTTCAACCAAGTCATTTAGCACGCAAGATTTCATCTGAAAGTGTAAACTACCATTATCTGCCCTTGCTAAATCAAGTAAATCTTGTAGCAGCCGGATGGTATGTTCGGTTTGTGATGCAGCAGTTTCTAAAGCTTCTAATTGAACTTCTGTTAAATTATTCTGCCGCCGCAAAACGCTTTGCAAGTAACCGTGTACAATCGTCAACGGTGTACGTAACTCGTGAGAAACATTACTGACAAATTCTCGCTCTTGCTGCCAAGATTGGGAGAGACGCGACAACAGCATAGTTAAAGTTTGAGCTAATTCTTTGACTTCGCTGGGTGCGTTATCAAGATATAGTTGTGCTTTTCCTAAATCTTCTATAGAAATGACAGAAGTCATCTGATTCAGCCGCAGCAGTGGTTGTAGAGAACGCCTAATATAAAGTGCGATTGTAATTACTAGTACAATAATTGCCAAAAAACTGACAATACTCAAACTCTGTACCATTGCTACAAACGTAGTTTGTTCACGAGTAATATCTTGCACTACAAATAGCTTCCCCAACAACTTATCTTGCACTTGCAAAGAAGTACTACTCAAAATAAAGTAGCTTTGATTAACTTGATAAACTTGCGGTTTAATCTGCATCTGAGTCAATGACATTAACTCTATCACCGTAGAATTAGGTAACAAATCTAAAGTTGCAGATTTTATCAATATTTTATTATCATTACTTTTTACCCATAATAATGTATTGGTATTTGCCAAGTTATTAATAGCCTTTTGCAATCCAGTTTCAGGTTGCATCATTTCACTATAAAGTTGCACATCGTGCGGCAAGCGCTCAGCGATTTGTTCTATATTACGTTTATGACTATCAATCAAAATTTGCTGCATTTTCCAACTAGTCCATGCAGCGAGGCTACCTAATATTAAAGCTGAAAATGTACCAATCCCAATTGTCAGGCGTAACTGCAATGAAAAGAAGTCTAGATTTATCCAATTTTTTCTACTTTGCTTCATTATTTTAGTTATAACTAATTTGGCAAAAATCAAATTAACCAGGACTTACGCAACTGGCACACAGATTTACTGTGATGGCAGTCAATAGTCCAGAGTCAAGAGGAGGCAGTGCGTTGGGGAGCCAGCGCCGTGGGCGGGTTTCCCGACAGTCTTTGCGACTGGCGTCCGGCGAGCCGCTCAAGTTGCAACTGCCGTTCAATAATCTTGATTTTTTGGACTATTGACTTTTGACCCAGTACTGCCCAGACGAAAAAAATATGACAATGCGCGTAAGTCCTATTAACTTGTGTAATTTGTCATTTGTGATTGTTTTAATATATAGAATTCCTATTTGATTTTTGAAAAAACTGAGTAGAGGCGGGTTCACCCAGTTCATCATTAATAATTGATAATATTTTTAAACCCGCCCCTACCAGACTTCTTTCTTCCCTGTTCTCTATCATCAATAATTTAAGGTGTGTTATAACAAATGTTAACACACCCTAATAAATACAAATGGCTAATGACTAATGACAAAGAAAGTCAGATGAAGTAATTATGGAATTTACATATATTTTAGCTTATTCATTAATCGTTTTTGGTTGAAGAAAGTGGCTGAATTGTACAGGATTTAGTAGCGCAATTTTGCTCATAAAGCATCTTGATATAGGGTTCTTGCCAAGAGAGGGGAACTTCCAACAATGCCTGAGTTCCTGTGATTCCTTGCCCTATAAATAGTAAAAGAGCAATACAATTAAGAATAATATGAACCTGACGCCAGCGATTGGTTTTATCTTTATAGATGTCTGGCAAAATCGCTAGTGAAAAAATCATTAGCAAAGCAGCAACTAGTCCGTAATAATAGTGGGAAACATACCATTGTTCAGTTTTACGATAGATTCCATCTTGACAGCCAAGTACCACTAACACCATCCCCGTCAGCGTTGCAAATATCCCACGCCTGTTTTTTTCCTTCGCCTGATAGAGTAAATATAAACAAGCGATCGCCGCTGCAAACAATAGTCCGATAAAAATTACCTGAAATGGTGCTGTTCTCCAAATTTGCTTGTCTAAAATATTACCCACAATATCGTTAGCCAGCGCGATTAAAACAATACCTACAACTGCGGCTGTTAGCCAACGGCCTAAAGAGACATGCTCCTGTCCCACAATGGCGGGAACTTTACTCTTACCTGTTGCTAAAATTTGCAATCGGCGTTCACGGACTTGCCAAGCGCGGTTAACAACGATACCAATTATTGGGAAAACTACTATTACAGCCAGCACTGGATGTAACACCAAGATCAAATCTTTCAATTCCATATCTTATACCCTTTCACTAAATAGACAAGCTCTTCTCTTGAGCAGGGGTGCAGGGGGGATAGGGGGATAGGGGGATGGGGAGATGGTGAAGAAATAACTAATGCCCCATTTCCAATTCCCAATTCCCAATACTTCGGCTTCGCTCAGTACAAGTTCCCCATTTCCTATTCCCCATTCCCCATTCCCTTACTTGACTTCACTGGCAGGAAATGATGTTACTTTACCCTTTTTAACGGCAACTATCACATCGTAAGTTGAACAGTAAGCAAACGTGACATTATTAGCTTTGTTATAAAGATTAACCACCATACCTGCGCCACCAGGTTGGACAGCAAGCGGTTCTAGATCACCAAAAAAGTAACGACGTAGCTCGTCACCACTACCAAACTGACCCTTATGCTTGATCAACAAATCAATTTTTTGTTGAGTAGTTAAACCTGTAACATCTTTCATTTCTGCTGCTGATGCTTGCACCAGTGAAGGATTCACAGCTTTAAGTGGAACATCCCAAACCGTTAACATACCAGCCAAAGCAACACTTGTAAGCACAGAAGAAGCAATTTTCATTTTTTTTTCTGAAATTTTCAGTTTTTCGACTAACCACAGCATCTCACCTGCTACTGAAGCTGAAATTAAACCAGTCTATGAATTGTCTGAATTTATCCTTGAGAAAAATTCAGTTTCAACTCAGCATATTCTCAGAATCTTTTGTAGTGTTTTCTCAGATTCATTTAACCTTAAATTAACCAACAAAGTTGAAAATAGTAAACATTATTTCTTTGCTGTGGTGTTATTGTGACCAGACCGAGACAATGGTATTCTCTCATCGATAAAATTCCAGGTCAAACCTATCTCTGGCTAGCAATCTTGATTTTTGGAGCTTCTAGTGCAGTTACTCGCAAGTTGACACAAATCGGTGCCCAACACTTCATAAATGGTGAAAATCCGATTTCTCTGTGTAATGTTTTATTCATAGGTAATCTGTGTTCCTTGATAATTATGATACCTATATATAGGCGCCAGTGGAACAAAAAGACTTTGAGACAATTGTCAAGGAAAGATTGGTTTGCACTGACAGTAGTAACTATTTTATCTGGAGCGCTTGCGCCTGGCTTAATTTTCCAGGCATTAGCAATAACAGAGGTTAATAATATTATTTTAGTTGGACGCTTAGAGCCGCCACTGGCTATAGCTTTATCAGTCTGGTTACTCACTGAACGAGTAAATCGTTGGCAAGTTGTGGGAGCGATCGCTGCATTTGTCGGTGTTACCCTCACTATTTTCCTCCATACTTCAGACATGCCTATGATCAACATGGGGGGTTTAAGAGTGGGTAAGGGGGAAATTTTCACAGCGATCGCAACCGTGGCTTCGGTAGTTTCAACAATTATTGTCAAAGAATATCTTTCTCATATCCCTTTAGGAATTTTTAGTATATTTCGTACTGCTTTAGGAACTGTAATATTTTTCTTTATGGCTTTAGTTCTCTATGGCAGCGGCCATTTTGCAGGTGCTTTTTCACCTTTTTTATGGCAGTGGATGCTTGTTTATAGTGCTGTAATTATTGTGCTAGGTCAGTCATTTTGGCTCAAAGGCTTAAGACATTCTACCGTGTCAGTGGCTTCCTTAGCTGGCTCTTTTACCCCAATAGTGGGCATCCTAGCAGCGTATTTAATATTAGGTGAAGCCCCTACCCAAGCTCAATATATCGGTAGTAGCTTCATTTTATTTGGTATATTCCTCAGCCAAGTTGGTATTCAACTTCAAACTTCTCGC
Above is a window of Nostoc sp. UHCC 0702 DNA encoding:
- a CDS encoding response regulator transcription factor yields the protein MTAHILLVEDEVKLARFLELELSSEGYKISIAHSGIAGLTLARELSPDLAILDWMLPELSGLEICRRLRATNITIPVILLTAKDEVCDRVAGLDAGADDYVVKPFSIEELLARIRAHLRRTQEPDQDILQFEDLSLNHRTREVYRGKRAIELTAKEFDLLEYILSHPRQVFTRDQILEKVWGYDFMGDSNIIEVYIRYLRLKLEENNEKRLIHTVRGVGYVLRE
- a CDS encoding two-component sensor histidine kinase, which gives rise to MKQSRKNWINLDFFSLQLRLTIGIGTFSALILGSLAAWTSWKMQQILIDSHKRNIEQIAERLPHDVQLYSEMMQPETGLQKAINNLANTNTLLWVKSNDNKILIKSATLDLLPNSTVIELMSLTQMQIKPQVYQVNQSYFILSSTSLQVQDKLLGKLFVVQDITREQTTFVAMVQSLSIVSFLAIIVLVITIALYIRRSLQPLLRLNQMTSVISIEDLGKAQLYLDNAPSEVKELAQTLTMLLSRLSQSWQQEREFVSNVSHELRTPLTIVHGYLQSVLRRQNNLTEVQLEALETAASQTEHTIRLLQDLLDLARADNGSLHFQMKSCVLNDLVEEVVMMANKYCDRSITIESATYPIQAKADYNRLKQVLLNLIDNAVNYSEANIPVILRLNQFPEQAVIQVCDQGYGIPLQHQTRIFERFYRVDESRSHTTGGSGLGLSIVKTLVEGMGGNVSVQSKLGEGSVFTITLQA
- a CDS encoding DUF4079 domain-containing protein translates to MELKDLILVLHPVLAVIVVFPIIGIVVNRAWQVRERRLQILATGKSKVPAIVGQEHVSLGRWLTAAVVGIVLIALANDIVGNILDKQIWRTAPFQVIFIGLLFAAAIACLYLLYQAKEKNRRGIFATLTGMVLVVLGCQDGIYRKTEQWYVSHYYYGLVAALLMIFSLAILPDIYKDKTNRWRQVHIILNCIALLLFIGQGITGTQALLEVPLSWQEPYIKMLYEQNCATKSCTIQPLSSTKND
- a CDS encoding DMT family transporter, with protein sequence MTRPRQWYSLIDKIPGQTYLWLAILIFGASSAVTRKLTQIGAQHFINGENPISLCNVLFIGNLCSLIIMIPIYRRQWNKKTLRQLSRKDWFALTVVTILSGALAPGLIFQALAITEVNNIILVGRLEPPLAIALSVWLLTERVNRWQVVGAIAAFVGVTLTIFLHTSDMPMINMGGLRVGKGEIFTAIATVASVVSTIIVKEYLSHIPLGIFSIFRTALGTVIFFFMALVLYGSGHFAGAFSPFLWQWMLVYSAVIIVLGQSFWLKGLRHSTVSVASLAGSFTPIVGILAAYLILGEAPTQAQYIGSSFILFGIFLSQVGIQLQTSRTVALDQVSSTQIEQGMGFKGI